In Mustela nigripes isolate SB6536 chromosome 10, MUSNIG.SB6536, whole genome shotgun sequence, one DNA window encodes the following:
- the LOC132026245 gene encoding olfactory receptor 6N1, giving the protein MDPGNWSQVTEFIILGFPHLQGVQAYLFVLLLLIYLTTVLGNLLIFLVVRLDSRLHTPMYHFLSALSLLELGYTAATIPKMLSNLLSVEKTISFSGCLLQIYFFHSLGAAECYLLTAMAYDRYLAICRPLHYPTLMTPELCAKIAVGCWLGGLAGPVVEISLVSRLPFCGPNRIQHIFCDFPPVLSLACTDTSINVLVDFVINSCKILATFLLILSSYIQIIHTVLSIPSAAGKRKAFSTCASHLTVVLIFYGSILFMYVRLKKSYSLDYDRALAVVYSVLTPFLNPFIYSFRNKDIKEAVRRRLAGSGALG; this is encoded by the coding sequence ATGGACCCCGGCAACTGGAGCCAGGTGACAGAGTTCATCATCCTGGGCTTTCCCCATCTTCAGGGGGTCCAGGCGTACCTCTTTGTCTTGTTGCTTCTAATCTACCTCACCACCGTCCTGGGCAACCTGCTGATATTCCTGGTGGTGCGCCTGGACTCCCGTCTCCACACACCCATGTACCACTTTCTCAGCGCTCTCTCCCTGCTGGAGCTCGGCTACACCGCGGCCACCATCCCCAAGATGCTGTCGAAcctgctcagtgtggagaagACCATTTCTTTCTCCGGATGCCTCCTGCAAATCTATTTCTTTCACTCTCTTGGGGCTGCTGAGTGCTACCTCCTCACAGCTATGGCTTATGACAGGTACTTAGCCATCTGCCGGCCCCTCCACTATCCCACACTCATGACCCCAGAACTCTGTGCCAAGATTGCTGTTGGCTGTTGGTTGGGAGGCCTGGCTGGGCCGGTGGTTGAAATTTCCTTAGTGTCCCGTCTCCCTTTCTGTGGCCCCAATCGCATTCAGCACATCTTTTGCGATTTCCCTCCCGTGCTGAGCTTGGCTTGTACGGACACTTCCATCAACGTCCTCGTGGACTTCGTTATCAACTCCTGCAAGATCCTGGCCACCTTCCTGCTGATCCTCAGCTCCTACATCCAGATCATCCACACAGTGCTCAGCATCCCTTCAGCTGCGGGCAAGAGGAAGGCCTTCTCCACCTGCGCCTCCCACCTGACCGTGGTCCTCATCTTCTACGGCAGCATCCTCTTCATGTACGTGCGGCTGAAGAAGAGCTACTCCCTGGACTACGACCGTGCCCTGGCGGTGGTCTACTCGGTGCTCACACCCTTCCTCAACCCCTTCATCTACAGCTTCCGCAACAAGGATATCAAGGAGGCGGTCAGGAGGCGGTTAGCGGGGTCAGGGGCACTGGGATGA
- the LOC132026244 gene encoding olfactory receptor 6N2 yields MESHNHSSLAEFVLLGFPKVGHIKGWLFVLLLSAYLFTICGNTLIFLVIRLDAALHTPMYHFISILSFLELWYTATTIPKMLANLLSEKKTISFAGCLLQTYFFHSLGASECYLLTAMAYDRYLAICRPLHYPAIMTPALCGKMAAACWTCGFLCPISEVILVSQLPFCGYNEIQHIFCDFPPLLSLACKDTATNVLVDFAINAFIILITFLFIMVSYGRIIGAVLKIKTAAGRKKAFSTCASHLTVVLIFFGCIIFMYVRLRKSYSLTLDRTLAVVYSVLTPLVNPIIYSLRNKELIKAIRRTIFRKGGGASPTHH; encoded by the coding sequence ATGGAATCTCACAACCACTCGAGCTTGGCTGAGTTCGTGCTCCTTGGTTTCCCCAAAGTGGGCCACATCAAGGGCTGGCTTTTTGTCCTGCTGCTGTCGGCATACCTGTTCACTATCTGTGGGAACACACTCATCTTCTTAGTCATACGACTGGACGCAGCCCTACACACCCCCATGTACCACTTCATCAGTATACTTTCCTTCCTGGAACTTTGGTATACAGCCACCACCATCCCCAAGATGCTGGCCAATCTGCTCAGTGAGAAGAAGACCATTTCCTTTGCAGGGTGTCTCCTTCAGACCTACTTCTTCCACTCCCTAGGGGCCTCTGAATGCTACCTTCTAACAGCCATGGCCTACGACCGATACCTGGCCATCTGCCGGCCCCTCCActaccctgcaatcatgaccccGGCACTCTGTGGCAAGATGGCTGCTGCTTGTTGGACTTGTGGCTTCCTGTGTCCCATTTCTGAAGTCATCCTGGTGTCCCAGCTCCCCTTCTGTGGCTATAATGAAATTCAACACATCTTCTGTGACTTTCCACCTCTGCTGAGCCTGGCCTGCAAGGACACAGCCACTAATGTCCTCGTGGACTTTGCCATCAACGCCTTCATCATCCTTATAACCTTCCTCTTCATTATGGTTTCCTACGGAAGAATCATTGGTGCtgtcctgaaaataaaaacagctgcAGGGAGAAAGAAGGCCTTCTCCACGTGTGCCTcacatctcactgtggttctcaTCTTCTTTGGCTGCATCATCTTCATGTATGTGCGCCTAAGGAAGAGCTATTCTCTGACCCTTGACCGGACACTTGCTGTGGTCTACTCTGTACTGACACCACTGGTCAACCCAATCATCTACAGTCTTCGTAACAAGGAACTCATTAAGGCCATCAGGAGGACCATCTTCCGGAAAGGCGGGGGAGCCAGTCCCACTCACCACTGA